A region of Bradyrhizobium sp. SZCCHNS1050 DNA encodes the following proteins:
- a CDS encoding MBL fold metallo-hydrolase, which produces MTKTDTATSSAEALRYPWEQHPGEDQVVEVAPGVLWLRLKLPFRLNHVNIYLLADGDGWVAVDSGFGNEESIAAWTRLLDGPLKHVKITRLIVTHSHPDHVGLAGWIVERFNCPLVMSQVEYLQSVYHQNRGTEERRNAQRLFFRRHGMDETLTDKLLGRGQEYLQRVSVLPASYRRISHGDEIQIGSRRFKVITGGGHALDQVMLYCAADKLFLSADQVLSKISPNVSVWAVEPDQNSLGEYLASLASLTTTLPYDVLVLPGHGVPFYGLKTRIKQLADHHEERCRMIADACRDEPKTSAQLVPVVFHKHVLDPHQMGFAAGELIAHVNYMLVEGRLTSQTIDGVLHYRTT; this is translated from the coding sequence ATGACCAAGACCGACACCGCCACCTCCTCCGCCGAAGCCCTGCGCTATCCCTGGGAGCAGCATCCCGGCGAGGACCAGGTCGTCGAGGTCGCGCCCGGCGTGCTGTGGCTGCGGCTGAAGCTGCCGTTCCGCCTCAACCATGTGAACATCTATCTGCTCGCCGACGGCGACGGCTGGGTCGCGGTGGACTCCGGCTTCGGCAACGAGGAGTCGATCGCCGCCTGGACGCGGCTGCTCGACGGCCCGCTGAAGCATGTAAAGATCACCCGGCTGATCGTCACGCATTCGCATCCCGACCATGTCGGGCTCGCCGGCTGGATCGTCGAGCGCTTCAATTGCCCGCTGGTGATGTCGCAGGTCGAGTACCTGCAGTCGGTCTATCACCAGAACCGCGGCACCGAGGAGCGCCGCAATGCCCAGCGGCTGTTCTTCCGCCGCCACGGCATGGACGAGACCCTGACCGACAAGCTGCTCGGCCGCGGCCAGGAATATCTGCAGCGCGTCTCGGTGTTGCCGGCCTCCTACCGCCGCATCTCCCATGGCGACGAAATCCAAATCGGCAGCCGGCGCTTCAAGGTCATCACCGGCGGCGGGCACGCGCTCGACCAGGTCATGCTGTACTGCGCCGCCGACAAGCTGTTCCTGTCCGCCGACCAGGTGCTGAGCAAGATCTCGCCCAATGTCAGCGTCTGGGCGGTCGAGCCCGACCAGAACTCGCTCGGCGAATATCTGGCGTCGCTGGCGAGCCTCACCACCACCCTGCCCTATGACGTGCTGGTGCTGCCAGGCCATGGCGTGCCGTTCTACGGGCTGAAGACGCGCATCAAGCAGCTCGCCGACCACCATGAGGAGCGCTGCCGGATGATCGCCGACGCCTGCCGCGACGAGCCGAAGACCTCGGCGCAGCTCGTGCCGGTCGTGTTCCACAAGCACGTGCTCGACCCGCACCAGATGGGCTTCGCCGCCGGCGAGCTGATCGCCCATGTCAACTACATGCTGGTCGAGGGCCGCCTGACCAGCCAGACCATCGACGGCGTGCTGCATTATCGCACCACCTGA
- a CDS encoding methyl-accepting chemotaxis protein, translating to MKMRLSISTFIAAFGLVLALGFGAVVLTSAYALRELKVGGPLYDKIKLGNDLVADILPPPEYVLEAYLEATLALRTPNDLDTHVNKLAQLKKDYEDRKTFWTGSALQSDLKSLLVERSDGEVRKFWQALEAELIPALRSGDMAKADAAYARLAEAYAAHRAVIDTLVDKANKLNSDMEATAATQDRSISIIVWTVSGIVLALVVAGMSGLVIGVVRPLSRMTGLMRRIAEGDLSADISYSERGDEIGAMAGALSIFKTNALENASLRDRQERDRAAAEEHKKRAMLDMADVIERETETSVEAAAGASRQVEAVAAGLSKLAEELSTDAQSVAAASEKSLSNAQTVSSAAEQLSSAIREISSQVARASTITKSAVTEREKAKNTMLSLSTAVDKIAEVSNLIGGIAEQTNLLALNATIEAARAGDAGRGFAVVAAEVKSLSDQTAKSTEEISRLIGEVQTTTQATVDVVEGIGSQISEIDEVAASIAAAMEEQHAATQEISRSVQSSASAARDVSSKIGNVGRDAGMVNDRAAEVRNAIGSVATGLTSLRATLVKAVRTATAEADRRQSPRLKSSLSIKVVDDRRGAVKADLVDISEGGAWFRFDPEPGIGDRGVMEFSGFDGSVPYRVRAREKDALHVEFDPGQNREAFLAWFRRTFARQAA from the coding sequence ATGAAGATGCGTCTCTCCATTTCCACGTTCATTGCGGCTTTTGGCCTTGTGCTCGCACTCGGCTTCGGTGCGGTCGTGCTGACCAGCGCCTATGCGCTGCGCGAGCTCAAGGTCGGCGGGCCCCTCTACGACAAGATCAAGCTCGGCAATGATCTGGTGGCCGACATCCTGCCGCCGCCTGAATATGTGCTCGAGGCCTATCTCGAGGCGACCCTCGCACTCCGGACGCCGAACGATCTCGACACGCACGTCAATAAGCTGGCGCAACTGAAGAAGGACTATGAGGATCGCAAGACGTTCTGGACCGGCTCGGCGCTGCAGTCCGATCTGAAATCGCTGCTGGTCGAACGATCGGACGGCGAGGTCCGGAAATTCTGGCAGGCCCTGGAGGCCGAGTTGATCCCGGCGCTGCGCTCCGGCGACATGGCGAAGGCCGATGCCGCCTATGCCCGGCTGGCCGAAGCCTACGCCGCCCACCGCGCGGTGATCGATACGCTGGTCGACAAGGCGAACAAGCTGAATTCGGACATGGAGGCGACGGCGGCGACCCAGGATCGCAGCATCTCCATCATTGTGTGGACCGTGTCCGGCATCGTTCTGGCTCTGGTCGTCGCCGGCATGTCGGGGCTGGTGATCGGCGTCGTCCGTCCGCTGTCGCGCATGACCGGGCTGATGCGGCGGATCGCCGAGGGCGATCTGTCGGCCGACATTTCCTATTCGGAACGCGGCGATGAGATCGGCGCGATGGCGGGCGCGCTGAGCATCTTCAAGACCAACGCGCTCGAGAACGCGAGCCTCCGCGACAGGCAGGAGCGCGATCGTGCGGCCGCCGAGGAGCATAAGAAGCGCGCCATGCTCGACATGGCCGACGTGATCGAGCGCGAGACCGAGACGTCCGTCGAAGCTGCGGCCGGCGCATCGCGCCAGGTCGAGGCCGTCGCCGCAGGCCTCTCGAAACTGGCCGAGGAACTGTCGACCGATGCGCAATCGGTGGCCGCAGCCTCGGAGAAGTCGCTCTCCAATGCCCAGACGGTCTCGTCGGCAGCCGAGCAACTGAGCTCGGCGATCCGCGAGATCTCGAGCCAGGTGGCGCGCGCCAGCACGATCACCAAATCGGCGGTGACCGAGCGCGAGAAGGCGAAGAACACGATGCTCTCCTTGTCCACGGCCGTGGACAAGATCGCCGAGGTCTCCAACCTGATCGGCGGCATTGCCGAGCAGACCAACCTTTTGGCGCTCAATGCCACCATCGAGGCCGCGCGCGCCGGCGATGCCGGTCGCGGCTTTGCCGTGGTTGCGGCCGAGGTCAAGTCGCTGTCGGATCAGACCGCCAAATCGACCGAGGAGATCTCGCGCCTGATCGGCGAGGTGCAGACCACCACGCAGGCGACCGTCGACGTCGTCGAAGGCATCGGCAGCCAGATTTCCGAGATCGACGAGGTCGCAGCCTCGATCGCCGCGGCGATGGAGGAGCAGCACGCGGCGACCCAGGAGATCAGCCGCTCGGTCCAGTCATCGGCCAGCGCGGCGCGCGACGTGTCGTCCAAGATCGGCAATGTCGGCAGGGACGCCGGCATGGTCAATGATCGGGCCGCCGAGGTGCGCAACGCCATCGGCTCCGTGGCAACGGGCCTGACCTCGCTCCGTGCCACGCTGGTGAAGGCCGTCAGGACGGCGACCGCCGAAGCCGATCGCCGTCAGTCGCCGCGGTTGAAGTCGAGCCTGTCGATCAAGGTCGTCGACGATCGCAGGGGCGCGGTGAAGGCCGATCTGGTGGACATTTCCGAAGGCGGCGCCTGGTTCCGGTTCGACCCCGAGCCGGGCATCGGCGATCGCGGCGTCATGGAATTCAGCGGCTTCGACGGCAGCGTGCCGTATCGGGTTCGCGCCCGTGAAAAGGACGCGCTGCATGTCGAGTTCGACCCCGGCCAAAATCGCGAGGCGTTCCTGGCATGGTTCAGGCGGACCTTCGCACGGCAGGCGGCCTAG
- a CDS encoding porin family protein, whose protein sequence is MKKILFATVAVAALASAQSAVAADLGARTYPYATKAPPAYAAPIYNWTGFYLGAHLGGAFSSDNNFSGLATGNNSNGRFLGGLQVGADWQFAPTWVIGAEGQYSWLSGSVGAAFPGGLVYTNSQRGLGSITGRFGYTWGPGLLYVKGGYAYSDNNEKVTFAGTPVGFATNGDHRNGWTVGGGLEYMFAPNWSAKAEYQYYNFGSATFTAPAALVPTGSFTTDDHTFKAGVNYRFNWGAPLAARY, encoded by the coding sequence ATGAAGAAGATCCTGTTCGCAACCGTTGCCGTCGCCGCGCTGGCTTCGGCCCAGTCCGCTGTCGCCGCCGATCTCGGCGCCCGGACCTATCCCTACGCCACCAAGGCGCCGCCGGCTTACGCCGCCCCGATCTACAACTGGACCGGCTTCTATCTCGGCGCCCATCTCGGCGGCGCGTTCTCCAGCGACAACAACTTCTCCGGCCTCGCCACCGGCAACAACTCCAACGGCCGCTTCCTGGGCGGCTTGCAGGTCGGCGCCGACTGGCAGTTCGCACCGACCTGGGTGATCGGCGCCGAGGGCCAGTACAGCTGGCTGAGCGGCAGCGTCGGCGCCGCCTTCCCCGGCGGCCTCGTCTACACCAACAGCCAGCGCGGCCTCGGCTCGATCACCGGCCGCTTCGGCTATACCTGGGGTCCGGGCCTGCTCTACGTGAAGGGCGGCTACGCCTATTCCGACAACAACGAGAAGGTGACGTTCGCCGGCACGCCGGTCGGCTTCGCGACCAATGGCGACCATCGCAACGGCTGGACCGTCGGCGGCGGACTCGAATACATGTTCGCGCCGAACTGGTCGGCCAAGGCCGAGTATCAGTACTACAATTTCGGCAGCGCCACCTTCACGGCGCCCGCCGCGCTGGTGCCGACCGGCAGCTTCACCACCGACGACCACACCTTCAAGGCTGGCGTGAACTACCGCTTCAACTGGGGCGCTCCGCTCGCGGCCCGCTACTGA
- the hemA gene encoding 5-aminolevulinate synthase: protein MDYSQYFSAALGRLHDERRYRVFADLERIAGRFPHATWHSPSGPRNVVIWCSNDYLGMGQHPKVVGAMVETATRVGTGAGGTRNIAGTHHPLVQLEAELADLHGKEAALLFTSGYVSNQTGIATLAKLIPDCLILSDALNHNSMIEGVRQSGCERQIWRHNDLAHLEQLLIAAGPNRPKLIACESLYSMDGDVAPLAAICDLAERYNAMTYVDEVHAVGMYGPRGGGIAERDGVMHRIDILEGTLAKAFGCLGGYIAAKGEIIDAVRSYAPGFIFTTALPPPICSAATAAIKHLKSSSWERERHQDRAARVKAVLNAAGLPVMTNDTHIVPLFVGDPEKCKQASDLLLEEHGIYIQPINYPTVAKGTERLRITPSPYHDDGLIDRLAEALLQVWERLGLALHKKPLAAE from the coding sequence ATGGACTACAGCCAGTACTTCAGTGCCGCCCTCGGTCGCCTGCATGATGAGCGTCGCTACCGAGTCTTCGCCGATCTCGAACGCATCGCCGGCCGGTTCCCGCACGCGACCTGGCACTCGCCGAGTGGACCGCGCAATGTCGTGATCTGGTGCTCCAACGACTATCTCGGCATGGGCCAGCACCCGAAGGTGGTCGGCGCGATGGTCGAGACCGCAACCCGCGTCGGCACCGGCGCCGGCGGCACCCGCAACATCGCCGGAACCCATCATCCCCTGGTGCAGCTCGAGGCCGAGCTCGCCGACCTCCACGGCAAGGAAGCGGCGCTGCTGTTCACCTCCGGCTACGTGTCGAACCAGACCGGCATCGCCACGCTCGCCAAGCTGATTCCCGACTGCCTGATCCTGTCGGACGCGCTGAACCACAATTCGATGATCGAGGGCGTGCGCCAGTCCGGCTGCGAGCGCCAGATCTGGCGCCACAACGATCTCGCCCATCTCGAACAGCTCCTGATCGCCGCCGGTCCTAACAGGCCGAAGCTGATCGCCTGCGAGAGCCTGTATTCGATGGACGGCGACGTGGCGCCGCTGGCTGCGATCTGCGATCTCGCCGAGCGCTACAATGCGATGACCTATGTCGACGAGGTGCACGCGGTCGGCATGTACGGCCCGCGCGGCGGCGGCATCGCCGAGCGTGATGGCGTCATGCACCGCATCGACATCCTCGAAGGCACGCTGGCGAAGGCGTTCGGCTGCCTCGGCGGCTACATCGCCGCGAAGGGCGAGATCATCGACGCGGTTCGCTCGTACGCGCCGGGCTTCATCTTCACGACCGCGCTGCCGCCGCCGATCTGCTCGGCCGCCACGGCTGCGATCAAGCACCTGAAATCGTCGAGCTGGGAGCGCGAGCGCCACCAGGACCGCGCCGCACGGGTGAAGGCGGTCCTCAACGCCGCCGGCCTGCCGGTGATGACCAACGACACCCACATCGTGCCGCTGTTCGTCGGCGATCCCGAGAAGTGCAAGCAGGCCTCCGATCTCCTGCTGGAAGAGCACGGCATCTACATCCAGCCGATCAACTACCCGACGGTCGCCAAGGGCACCGAGCGCCTGCGCATCACGCCCTCGCCCTACCACGACGACGGCCTGATCGATCGCCTGGCCGAGGCCCTGCTGCAGGTCTGGGAACGGCTCGGCCTGGCGCTGCACAAGAAGCCGCTCGCGGCGGAGTAG
- a CDS encoding xanthine dehydrogenase family protein molybdopterin-binding subunit: protein MTPELNLSRDPAHVRHGSNIGQPLSRVDGRAKVTGTARYAADNNPPGLLYAVLAVSSIARGRVVALDVEAAKAHPGVVEVMTSANRPPLHADPDGKPNPFAFRFEALQNDRVRYANQPVALVIAESLEAATEGAALLSPRYEAEPARIGLDAADAYVPPVVGMGFPAESHHGDVEAALAGSDKQITAIYETPPHYHNAMEPHAIVAEWQGDRLIIDTPTQGLVMMRGRLAELFGIAPENILIRSPYLGGGFGGKGLMAGPQVLGILAAKMVGRPVKLVARREQLYGPFGHRSPTRQTLQLGASSTGQLSAIRHHARIATSSFEDFYEAAAHVTHTLYAAPAIATTYDAVRMDTGTPLFVRAPGIAPGSIALESAVDEMAEACGLDPLAFRVKNYAEVEPATGKPFSSKALRECYTQGAERFGWWERPLKPRMMRDKDGFLVGWGMGTATFHALMFAGQARAVIRRDGTGVVESGAHDMGQGAWTAFAQIAADSLALELDRVTFKAGTSDLPDAGIAGGSAHTATVGTAIHNAGAAVIARLAELATSDQRSPLFGAGNAGVIARNGWLLRRDDEGRGESYADILARAGLDQVEGSGSGMPDPAANEQYAMHSHGAVFAEVKVDPDLGQVRVTRMVGAFAAGRIINPKLVKSQLVGGMIWGISLALHEEAVTDRRTGRIMNANLGEYHVPVNADVPAIEAFTVEEHDPFVNPLGVKGVGEIGITGSAGAVANAVAHATGIRIRRFPVRISDLVSRQ from the coding sequence ATGACGCCTGAGCTCAATCTCTCCCGCGATCCCGCCCATGTCAGACACGGCTCCAACATCGGCCAGCCGCTGTCGCGCGTCGATGGCCGTGCCAAGGTCACCGGCACGGCGCGCTATGCCGCCGACAACAATCCGCCCGGCCTGCTCTATGCCGTGCTCGCCGTCTCCAGCATCGCGCGCGGCCGCGTCGTCGCGCTCGACGTCGAAGCCGCCAAGGCGCATCCCGGCGTGGTCGAGGTGATGACCTCCGCCAACCGGCCGCCGCTGCACGCTGATCCCGACGGCAAGCCGAACCCGTTCGCATTCCGCTTCGAGGCGCTGCAGAACGACCGTGTGCGCTACGCCAACCAGCCGGTCGCGCTGGTCATTGCCGAAAGCCTGGAAGCCGCGACCGAGGGCGCCGCGCTGCTGTCGCCGCGCTACGAGGCCGAGCCGGCCCGCATCGGTCTCGATGCCGCCGACGCCTATGTGCCGCCTGTCGTCGGCATGGGTTTTCCCGCCGAGAGCCATCACGGCGACGTCGAGGCCGCGCTGGCGGGCAGCGACAAGCAGATCACCGCGATCTACGAGACCCCGCCGCATTATCACAATGCAATGGAGCCGCACGCGATCGTCGCCGAGTGGCAGGGCGACAGGCTCATCATCGACACGCCGACCCAGGGCCTGGTGATGATGCGCGGCCGCCTTGCCGAACTGTTCGGCATCGCGCCTGAGAACATCCTGATCCGCAGCCCCTATCTCGGTGGCGGCTTCGGCGGCAAGGGCCTGATGGCCGGGCCGCAGGTCCTCGGCATTCTCGCCGCCAAGATGGTCGGCCGCCCGGTGAAGCTGGTGGCGCGGCGCGAGCAGCTCTACGGCCCGTTCGGCCATCGCTCGCCGACCCGGCAGACGCTGCAGCTCGGCGCCAGCAGCACCGGACAATTGTCGGCGATCCGTCACCACGCGAGGATCGCAACCTCGAGCTTCGAGGACTTCTACGAAGCGGCGGCGCATGTGACGCACACGCTCTATGCCGCACCGGCGATCGCGACGACCTATGACGCGGTACGCATGGACACGGGCACGCCGCTGTTCGTGCGCGCCCCCGGTATCGCGCCGGGATCGATCGCGCTGGAGAGCGCCGTCGACGAAATGGCGGAAGCCTGCGGCCTCGATCCGCTCGCCTTCCGGGTCAAGAACTACGCCGAGGTCGAGCCGGCCACGGGCAAACCGTTCTCATCCAAGGCGCTGCGCGAGTGCTACACGCAAGGCGCCGAGCGATTCGGCTGGTGGGAGCGGCCGCTGAAGCCGCGGATGATGCGCGACAAGGACGGCTTCCTGGTCGGCTGGGGCATGGGCACGGCGACGTTCCATGCGCTGATGTTCGCGGGCCAGGCCCGCGCGGTGATCCGGCGCGACGGCACCGGCGTCGTGGAGAGCGGCGCGCACGACATGGGCCAGGGCGCCTGGACCGCCTTCGCACAGATCGCGGCAGACTCGCTCGCGCTCGAACTGGACCGGGTGACGTTCAAGGCCGGCACCTCCGACCTGCCGGATGCCGGCATCGCCGGCGGCTCGGCACATACGGCAACGGTCGGCACTGCGATCCACAATGCGGGCGCCGCCGTCATCGCCAGGCTCGCCGAGCTCGCGACATCAGACCAGCGCTCGCCACTGTTCGGCGCCGGCAACGCCGGCGTGATCGCGCGCAACGGTTGGCTGCTTCGGCGCGACGACGAGGGCCGCGGCGAGAGCTACGCCGACATCCTCGCCCGCGCCGGCCTCGACCAGGTCGAGGGCTCCGGCAGCGGCATGCCGGACCCTGCGGCCAACGAGCAATATGCGATGCATTCACATGGCGCTGTCTTTGCCGAGGTGAAGGTCGATCCCGATCTCGGCCAGGTCAGGGTGACCCGCATGGTCGGCGCGTTCGCGGCGGGACGGATCATCAATCCGAAGCTGGTGAAGAGCCAGCTCGTCGGCGGCATGATCTGGGGCATCTCGCTGGCGCTGCACGAGGAGGCGGTCACCGATCGCCGCACCGGGCGGATCATGAATGCCAATCTCGGCGAGTATCATGTGCCGGTGAATGCCGACGTCCCGGCGATCGAGGCCTTCACGGTCGAGGAGCACGATCCGTTCGTCAACCCGCTCGGCGTCAAGGGCGTCGGCGAGATCGGCATCACCGGCTCTGCCGGGGCGGTCGCCAACGCGGTGGCGCACGCGACCGGCATTCGGATCAGGCGCTTTCCGGTGCGGATCAGCGATCTGGTCTCGCGCCAATGA
- a CDS encoding methyl-accepting chemotaxis protein, with protein sequence MAIRFSFSRVLGVLRPRWGVRGSLFAAFAVIAGMAIAISVAAGLMLRHVGGTMVELSGREIPRLTSSLQLLAQSSGLASLGPALLQSQSEDALNERLKKMQEIQKTTQERLSEISALGAAKSVVAPLAETIKNINEANQSLVSAARERLEVAALHNKQYDALRKAQADFTAAANEPMLDAQTQLNAVLGAAEVSADDATAAARFVEQLGNVIASGNLLVAQMAAALSANDSDTLETIERQFKEAVAQLKSNLELLPTGRSTKAIHDAALKLAALGEGKARVFKTREKELDANDYGQTVLEETRKLNVGLDISVQQLVEGVRKSTESTTGTAGRDIELATLGMAGAGAATLLGSVLFVWLYVGGNILRRIKRLQQAMQTLSSGDLDTEIAASKQRDEIGTMVDTLQVFRENMVRARTLAAEQDRENAAKAERAARMEAQIATFEATVRSALGTLQNSATAMQATAQSMSQTADQSNSLVNAVAAAAEETSVNVQTVSAGTEQLSSSIAEISRQVVTSAQIAKKAVEEAGATDSTMQGLADNASRVSVVVDLIQAIASQTNLLALNATIEAARAGEAGRGFAVVAQEVKSLASQTAKATDEIRTQIAGMQQVASSAVSAIRNIGETIAEIDNVTTAIAAAVEQQGTATHEIARNIQQAASGTTEVSNNITGVSSASAQAGTSANEVLSASEALRREADTLRAEVDAFLTNIRAA encoded by the coding sequence ATGGCGATTCGGTTCAGCTTCAGCAGGGTGCTCGGAGTCCTGCGACCCAGATGGGGCGTCCGCGGCAGCCTGTTCGCAGCCTTCGCAGTGATCGCGGGCATGGCGATCGCGATCAGCGTCGCTGCGGGACTGATGCTGCGACACGTCGGCGGCACCATGGTCGAACTCTCGGGCCGCGAGATTCCGCGCCTGACCTCGAGCCTGCAGCTGCTGGCGCAGAGCTCCGGCCTGGCCAGCCTCGGCCCGGCGCTGCTGCAGTCCCAGAGCGAGGACGCGCTCAACGAGCGCCTGAAGAAGATGCAGGAGATCCAGAAGACCACGCAGGAGCGCCTGAGCGAGATCAGCGCGCTCGGCGCCGCGAAGAGCGTGGTGGCTCCGCTCGCCGAGACCATCAAGAACATCAACGAGGCCAATCAGAGCCTGGTGTCGGCCGCACGCGAGCGGCTCGAAGTGGCGGCCCTGCACAACAAGCAGTATGACGCGTTGCGCAAGGCGCAGGCGGACTTCACTGCCGCCGCCAACGAGCCGATGCTGGATGCCCAGACGCAGCTCAACGCCGTGCTCGGCGCAGCCGAGGTGTCGGCAGACGACGCAACGGCAGCCGCACGGTTCGTCGAGCAGCTCGGCAATGTGATCGCGTCCGGCAACCTGCTGGTGGCGCAGATGGCTGCCGCGCTATCGGCCAACGACAGCGACACGCTGGAGACGATCGAGCGGCAGTTCAAGGAGGCGGTGGCGCAGCTCAAATCCAATCTCGAATTGCTGCCGACCGGCCGCAGCACCAAGGCAATCCACGATGCCGCGCTGAAGCTCGCCGCGCTCGGCGAGGGCAAGGCCCGCGTGTTCAAGACGCGCGAGAAGGAGCTCGACGCCAACGACTACGGGCAGACCGTGCTGGAGGAGACGCGCAAGCTCAATGTCGGTCTCGACATCAGCGTGCAGCAGCTCGTCGAAGGCGTGCGCAAGTCGACCGAAAGCACCACCGGCACGGCGGGCCGTGACATCGAGCTGGCAACGCTCGGCATGGCCGGTGCCGGCGCAGCCACGCTGCTCGGCTCGGTGCTGTTCGTCTGGCTCTATGTCGGCGGCAACATCCTGCGCCGGATCAAGCGGCTGCAGCAGGCGATGCAGACGCTGTCGAGCGGCGATCTCGACACCGAGATTGCGGCCTCGAAGCAGCGCGACGAGATCGGCACGATGGTCGACACCCTGCAGGTGTTCCGCGAGAACATGGTCCGTGCCCGCACCCTGGCCGCCGAGCAGGACCGCGAGAATGCCGCCAAGGCCGAGCGCGCCGCGCGCATGGAGGCCCAGATCGCCACGTTCGAGGCGACGGTGCGCAGCGCCCTCGGCACGCTGCAGAACTCCGCCACGGCCATGCAGGCGACCGCGCAGAGCATGTCACAGACCGCCGACCAGTCCAACTCGCTGGTCAATGCGGTCGCGGCGGCTGCCGAGGAGACCTCGGTCAACGTCCAGACCGTGTCGGCCGGCACCGAGCAATTGTCGTCGTCGATCGCGGAGATCAGCCGCCAGGTCGTGACCTCGGCCCAGATCGCCAAGAAGGCGGTCGAGGAAGCCGGCGCCACCGATTCGACGATGCAGGGACTCGCCGACAACGCGAGCCGCGTCAGCGTCGTCGTCGACCTGATCCAGGCGATCGCCTCGCAGACCAACCTGCTCGCGCTCAACGCCACCATCGAGGCGGCGCGCGCCGGCGAGGCCGGCCGCGGCTTCGCGGTGGTCGCGCAGGAGGTGAAGAGCCTGGCGAGCCAGACCGCCAAGGCCACCGACGAGATCCGCACCCAGATCGCAGGCATGCAGCAGGTCGCCTCGTCGGCGGTGTCGGCGATCCGCAACATCGGCGAGACCATCGCCGAGATCGACAACGTCACCACCGCGATTGCCGCCGCCGTGGAGCAGCAGGGCACCGCGACGCACGAGATCGCCCGCAACATCCAGCAGGCGGCCTCCGGCACCACCGAGGTCTCCAACAACATCACAGGCGTCTCCAGCGCCTCGGCCCAGGCCGGCACCTCCGCCAACGAGGTGCTCAGTGCCTCCGAAGCGCTGCGGCGCGAGGCCGACACCCTGCGCGCCGAGGTCGATGCGTTCCTGACCAACATCCGAGCGGCGTAG